The following DNA comes from Candidatus Methylacidiphilum fumarolicum.
ATCGACAGCGGCTGTAGGTTCAAGAAGAACAGGATAGTGGCCAGGAGCCATAGAAAGCTTCTCTTTGCTTAAAGTAGCCTTCTGGATAGCAGTTTCAATTAGTTTTTCTGGATCTATTTCCTCAATATTAAAAACGAACGCTCCTGACCAGCCCGAACCAAGGCCATCGTTTGTTCTTGCCGTGGCTGTCAATTGTATATTAGCAAATTTTTGATATCCAAAAAGCCCATTGCTATTGGCAATGCAGATGAAGTATTTCTGGAATTTTATAAAACTACTAAGTTCAATTTGCTGGTTTTGATTTTGAGTTAGTACATCCAGTATTTTAACAGCTATTTCAACAATGTTTTCTATTGAGAGGCTCCCCATGCTTTCAGAGTAGGAAAAACTGCTGGTGTAGTGTTGTGGACCAAGAGGCGGTAAGAACTCAGGATCGGGAGGAGAAATCTGCGCAAGCTTTTCACAGCGTCTTAACCCGCGTTCAATGGCAGACATTTCAAGCTGATCGATTGTGTAACTGGCCGTTCTATTCTCGAAGGTAGAATTTAAAGTAATTTTAAGAGAATTTTCAATGCCATTAGTATTTAAAGCATTTCTCCCTATGCGGATGTTTACAAATTGGCCGCCTTTTATCTCTACTGATAAGCTGTTGGCTTTAGATAAAGAAAGAATAGATCTTTGAAAATTTCTTGCTTCAGATTCGGAAAGTATCATGAATGTAAACGGCTATTTAGTATAGTGATATTCCTAAATCTAGCAGGAACAGCTCCATGGGAGACTGGTGCAGATTGAGAAGGTTCTCCTTTCCCACAAAAAAGAGTCCCGCACAGTTTATATTCTTCTTTGCTACAAATCCCATCACAGGATTTCCAAAAAGACTGGGTGTTTCCTTGGTAGATAACATCCCGAAGCATTTGTCGGATCTCTCCATTTTTAATCTCATAAAAGAGTTGTCCACCAAATTGGAAATTATATCTTTGTTGATCGATGCTCCAGCTCCCATCCCCAATGATATAGATGCCATCTTCCACTCCTGAAATGAGATCCTTAAGTTGTTCCTTTTTTTCACTTGGGACAAGAGAAATATTGGGCATCCGCTGGATGGGGAAAAAATTATAACTTTGAGCGTAACTGCAACCGTTGGATTTTTCTTTGCCAATCCAATGTGCTTGTCCAATAGCCATTTGAAAGTTTTTAAGAATACCCTTTTCTATGATAAGAAAGTCTGACCAACTAGAAGGAATCCCATCGTCATCATATCCAACGGAAGCCAGACCACCTGGCTGATTGCGATCGGCTCTAATGGTAACAATGGGGCTGGCAAAATCAAAATTGCCCAATTGGTCAACTTTTAGAAAAGAAGTCCCAGCATAGTTGGATTCAAGTCCCATGACCCTATCTAATTCGGTAGAATGGCCTATGGTTTCATGAATGGTTAACCAAAGATTGGTTGGATGGAGTACAAGGTCTTTTATTCCAGGAACAACGGATTTTGCATGCAGCTTTTCTTTAGCTTGATGGGTCGCTTCAACTACTTCACGCTCAAAGGCTTTTTTCTCAATGATTTCTAGACCTCCAGATTTCGGAGGCTCGAAACTTGACCTGCTTTCAAATTTCCCTTCCTTTTTGTCAACTACAGTAACGATAAACTTTGGATAGGTTCTAAGGAATGTTTGTTCAATCCAGGATCCAATAGAGGAGGCATATATTCTAAGTTCTTTGTGAAATAAGAAGAAGGATCGGCAAAAATCAGCCCCAGCTTTGATTGCCTTGTCATTAAGGTCGAGTAAAAACGATGTTTTTTCTTCTAAAGGCACCCCAAAAGGATCAACTAACACATCTTGATGCCATTGTCCTTGGATTTGTGGCAATTTTTCTAATTCCACCCGTCTTGGATTCAATTTGAGGCATTTTTTTGCTACTTCAACGGCTTCCTTTGTTTTTTCCGCAGCTTCATTAGGATCTAGCAGATTCGAAGAAGCAAAACCCCATGTTCCTTCGAAAAGGACTCTAATACCTATTCCAGATTCAAAACTACCTCCCAGTTCTTCGATTCTATTTTCTCTTGAAATAATTCTTTCTTTAAGGATCCAACAGATGCGTATATCAGAAAATTGACAACCATAGAGTCTAGCTGTATGGAGGGCTGATTCCGCAACAACTGTAGCTATTCTCCGGCTCTGGTCGTAACTCCAAAAAGCATCTGGGAGAGGGCCAGAAAAAACAGTGGGCATTTTTAAGGAAAGCAAGCTTCCTGCTAATCCTTTGATAAAGTTTCTTCTATCGCAGTTCAATATAATTATATCTTATATAAGAATAATGGGTAGGCTATTCAACTTAAAAAGAAAATTAGGAAGGAGAAGAAGTTGCTTGACTGATAGTTTTCTAAAAGAATAGGATAACTTTTTTATGCATGATGCTTTGACCGAATGGATCTCCAACAATCGTGAAAAATTATTCCAATTTTTACAACACCTTATTCAAATCCCTACCATTAATCCACCTGGCAAGCAATACGCAGAAATGGTTGAGTACTTGGAGAGGAAACTTCAGCAGATTGGATTAGAGACAGAGATTGTTAGAGTGCCTGATGCAATAGTAGAGAAGCAATTGGGAGAAGCCTTCCTTTCCTTTCCTCGCTATAATCTTATAGCCCGATGGAATGCTAAGGCTCCCAAAACGGTCCTTTTTAATTCCCATTATGATGTTGTCCCTGTTTCGGGAAAATGGAAGCATGATCCCTTCCGGGGAGAAAAAGACGATAAGTGGATTTATGGAAGGGGTTCTGCAGATATGAAAGGATCTCTTGCCGCAAGCATTTTTGCTGTGGAGGCATTGAAAACCTTAAAAATTGATCCCCTATATAATGTTCAGTTTGCTCTTGTCGCTGATGAAGAAATTGGTGGAGAATTGGGTTCTGGGTTTGTGGTGAAAAATAAATTGGTGGAACCAGATTTTGTGGTCGTTTGTGAAGGAGGATCCGCAAAGAAAATAGGGATAGGACATAATGGAATTCTTCAACTGAATATAAGGGTCTTAGGGACTTCAACCCACACGGCTTATCAGCAAAAGGCAGTTAACTCCTTTTTAGAAACGGTCCATTTGGTTGAATTTTTGGAAAGATTTTTTAAGAAAATTTTGGCAGATACAAAAAGGGTCTATGTGGCTCCTTCAAAAGAAAAACTAAAACCTATTGTCAATATAGGAGGTGTGGTTGGTTCTGGTCCTGGTTCAAAAGTTAACATCGTTTCTGCAGAGACTACTTTTACAATTGACCGTAGATTGACTCCATCAGAAAAGATGGATCGAGTCGAAAGTGAGATTAGGGAAGCTATAGAAAAATGGGCCAAGAAAAGAGGAACGAAAATAAAAATAGAGATTATCCACAAAACTGAACCTTGCGCTCTTGGGTATAATTCAAACTTTACGAAGTCATTTAAATCGGCTGTTGAAAAAATAAAAGGAGGCAAAGCAACTTTTACTATCAACAGAGGGGCAACGGATATGCATTTTTTTGCAAAGGCCAAGAATTGCGAAGCAATTGGATACGGTGTCGATGGTAAAGATATCCATGCGATTGATGAGAAAACTTCTCTTGAGGATCTGGTTGAAACGACACAAGTTTATGCGACCTTCCTTTCTTCTCCATTGTCTTGAGTCAGTTTTTGGTTATTAAAGCAAAGAAAAGCAGGGACTTTAGGGACTCTCTCCTATGAAAAGAATAGAGCGTTATTGACTTAAATTTTAAGGTTATTGCACCCGTCGGGACTTGAACCCAAAGCCTTCGGCTCCGGAGGCCGACGCTCTATCCAGTTGAGCTACGGGTGCCATTGAGTTCTTGAGATGCGCAGCCGCTAGAGAATATCTTCAAAGAAAAGAGTCTGGCTCAATCGTTAGGGTTCTCCATAGAAGACTCAGCTTCGGAAATTTTCTCTCTTAATCGGTTTTTTCTTGCTAGATAATCTTCTACAAGCATGATTTGATCTTTTCCGGTTCTCCTTATCATTTTCAGAAGCTGATCCATAACCGTAACTTCTTCAAGTTGTTCTTTAACAAACCATTGAAGAAAATTATCTGATGTAAAGTCTTTCTCCTCTTTGGCTAATCGAACTAGATCATGAATTTCCTTCGTCACGGCTATTTCTCTCTCAAGGGATAAACTGATAGCAGATTCTGGATCTTTAAAAGAAGAATCTACTGCTCCGATTGCTGGAATACTGACAGGAATATCATTATCAATTAAAAATTTTATAAATTTCAGAGCATGCTGACGTTCTTCATCGGCTTGTTTGAAAAAAAAGGCTGAGAGTTCTGGAAGGGCTTCTATTTCGAAATAGGAACCGATAGCAAGATAAAGAACAAAAGCCTGAAATTCACTGCCGATTTGTTTATATAAAGAAGGGACTATCTTTTGGCTTATAAGCATACCTATCATCTAAATATAATTGATAGAAAAGGAAAGAAAAAAACTTCTAAAAACTTTTATCTATAGAATGGGATTATTTGATTTTTTTTAAAAATTCTTCTGTGAATTTTCTATAGCTAATGCAGCCTATGCTGTGGGGATCGTAAAGAGTGATAGGCTTTCCATAGCTTGGGGCTTCCGCTAGTCGGACTGTTCTTGGAATAATTGTATCAAATACAAGGTTGGGAATATGTTTGCGGACATCTTCAACGACCTGTTGACTTAAATTTGTTCTGCTATCATACATGGTCATCAGTATTCCTAAAATATTGGGGGCTGATGAAACCAGTTTTTTAAGGTTATCAAGCAGTTGAAACATTTTTGCCAATCCTTCTAAAGCGTAGTATTCGCATTGAATAGGAATGATTAGCCAATCAGCAGCAACCATCGAGTTGACCATGAGTAATCCTAAGGCTGGGGGACAATCAAGAATAACATACTGATAGGCTGTTCCAATAAGGGATTCTCTAAAGATTTTTCTAAAAAAAGAAAAAGATTCGATTGGATCATGCTGTTGATTTTCCCAATTGGCTAATTCTAGATTTGCTGGGATAAGGTCCAAATTCATGTAGGGAGTAGAAATTATCTGGTCTTTTAAAAGTTGTTCACCAATTAAAACAGGGAATAAACTTTTTCCAGAATCAAGGGAAAACCCCACTCCACTCGTTGCATTGGATTGGGGGTCTACATCGACCAGTAGCGTCGAATATCCTTTTTCAGCTAAACAAGCGGAAAGGTTGATTGCTGTTGT
Coding sequences within:
- a CDS encoding TldD/PmbA family protein, encoding MILSESEARNFQRSILSLSKANSLSVEIKGGQFVNIRIGRNALNTNGIENSLKITLNSTFENRTASYTIDQLEMSAIERGLRRCEKLAQISPPDPEFLPPLGPQHYTSSFSYSESMGSLSIENIVEIAVKILDVLTQNQNQQIELSSFIKFQKYFICIANSNGLFGYQKFANIQLTATARTNDGLGSGWSGAFVFNIEEIDPEKLIETAIQKATLSKEKLSMAPGHYPVLLEPTAAVDLIGLMLFSMDGRAADEGRSVFSKPGGGNRIGEPLFPSNITIYSDPSNRQAPGQVFSNDGLPCRKIPWIQNGILSNLIYSRYWAKKNHKEPIPEPSNILMRGSDITLEKMIQDIDKAILVTRLWYIREVDPQSLIFTGLTRDGTFLIEKGKISKAVNNFRFNQSPLTMLQSVQQIGRAVNCIGSEIDDVPALIPPLLVKDFYFTSTSEAI
- a CDS encoding M20 family metallopeptidase; translation: MHDALTEWISNNREKLFQFLQHLIQIPTINPPGKQYAEMVEYLERKLQQIGLETEIVRVPDAIVEKQLGEAFLSFPRYNLIARWNAKAPKTVLFNSHYDVVPVSGKWKHDPFRGEKDDKWIYGRGSADMKGSLAASIFAVEALKTLKIDPLYNVQFALVADEEIGGELGSGFVVKNKLVEPDFVVVCEGGSAKKIGIGHNGILQLNIRVLGTSTHTAYQQKAVNSFLETVHLVEFLERFFKKILADTKRVYVAPSKEKLKPIVNIGGVVGSGPGSKVNIVSAETTFTIDRRLTPSEKMDRVESEIREAIEKWAKKRGTKIKIEIIHKTEPCALGYNSNFTKSFKSAVEKIKGGKATFTINRGATDMHFFAKAKNCEAIGYGVDGKDIHAIDEKTSLEDLVETTQVYATFLSSPLS
- a CDS encoding ferritin codes for the protein MIGMLISQKIVPSLYKQIGSEFQAFVLYLAIGSYFEIEALPELSAFFFKQADEERQHALKFIKFLIDNDIPVSIPAIGAVDSSFKDPESAISLSLEREIAVTKEIHDLVRLAKEEKDFTSDNFLQWFVKEQLEEVTVMDQLLKMIRRTGKDQIMLVEDYLARKNRLREKISEAESSMENPND
- a CDS encoding ParA family protein; the protein is MKFISIANQKGGVGKTTTAINLSACLAEKGYSTLLVDVDPQSNATSGVGFSLDSGKSLFPVLIGEQLLKDQIISTPYMNLDLIPANLELANWENQQHDPIESFSFFRKIFRESLIGTAYQYVILDCPPALGLLMVNSMVAADWLIIPIQCEYYALEGLAKMFQLLDNLKKLVSSAPNILGILMTMYDSRTNLSQQVVEDVRKHIPNLVFDTIIPRTVRLAEAPSYGKPITLYDPHSIGCISYRKFTEEFLKKIK
- a CDS encoding TldD/PmbA family protein, which produces MNCDRRNFIKGLAGSLLSLKMPTVFSGPLPDAFWSYDQSRRIATVVAESALHTARLYGCQFSDIRICWILKERIISRENRIEELGGSFESGIGIRVLFEGTWGFASSNLLDPNEAAEKTKEAVEVAKKCLKLNPRRVELEKLPQIQGQWHQDVLVDPFGVPLEEKTSFLLDLNDKAIKAGADFCRSFFLFHKELRIYASSIGSWIEQTFLRTYPKFIVTVVDKKEGKFESRSSFEPPKSGGLEIIEKKAFEREVVEATHQAKEKLHAKSVVPGIKDLVLHPTNLWLTIHETIGHSTELDRVMGLESNYAGTSFLKVDQLGNFDFASPIVTIRADRNQPGGLASVGYDDDGIPSSWSDFLIIEKGILKNFQMAIGQAHWIGKEKSNGCSYAQSYNFFPIQRMPNISLVPSEKKEQLKDLISGVEDGIYIIGDGSWSIDQQRYNFQFGGQLFYEIKNGEIRQMLRDVIYQGNTQSFWKSCDGICSKEEYKLCGTLFCGKGEPSQSAPVSHGAVPARFRNITILNSRLHS